Genomic segment of Plasmodium vinckei vinckei genome assembly, chromosome: PVVCY_10:
aaaaaacaaCAGCAgcacgaaaaaaaaatgctactattaataatatcagTCTAAATAGATATctagataaaaaaaaatttgtggcttttcaaaatgaaaaattaatttataaaaaaaaattagaagaaagagaaaaaaagaaacagAATGCTTCATCGTTTCCCTTTgaagaaaaagatataaatgaacagaaagaaaatgatttaaataatataaagaaacaaaatgaaagtttcattaaaaaacataataaaaagaaatccTCAacaaaaagtgaaaataaaaatgataatggTGAAAACATagttgaaatatatttaaatgattataataataatattgacatattaaaattatatattaaaaataagttttttttaacattttttattaattttaattttcgaAAATATAACcttaatttaaatgaagaaCAAAAATATGCTGAAAGAAAAGTTggatacattatttttgctGACCGTTCAGAAGCAATTAAagcttttttatattacaaaaaaaatatagacaaaataaatactaaTGTAAAACTGAGATTACTAATACCGTGTAGTGAGAATAAAGAAACGCccaataaaaaagaaaaagaaaaggaaaaagaaaaagaagaaaccAAACAAAATGTTGACAATATGATGGATGAAATGATGGACGAGTTGGATAAAGTTTTCTCATTCTGATGGGCATGCATAATGGACATGCACAACGGATATGTATGTATTTGAAGAAGGGGAAACAACTCTTACATTTCCCTTGTGCAGgttgatttattttattttcaaaccATGCCACAATCCGtaattatacataattttttatgcgCTATATAATGTGATAGTTTTTTTGtgttaaatattaaaaaataattcattatttataacaattacttttatatatgtttttaaaatcgTAGTTCCATGCTTTTAGCGTTTCattctttatattaatataatatcatttttattgtttaaaattgtgaatactcaattaatttttatttgtttttttgtactaattacaattttttaatatgaaCATTTTTTCTCCACACAATGtgttaagaaaaaataccaaaatataaaaatagcaaAAAGAAAATCGTATAAAGCCATTCCAATGCTAAAATATAGTATGCAAGTTAAGGGggtaaatttttaaagggaaatatattttatgtgcatatttatatatataattattatgcaCATGCaatgtaaaatatgtagtatattttttggagAACTTTATATGGTCACAAAAAATAGGAAAGTCTACAATTATAACTTTGTGGGGATACATAAAtctattttattctttttcatttataatacattttcatAGTATGTTTATTATCAAATTGTTTAAggtatttatttgttttgtcTTTTAAcagatatattatttatatagtttgccattttcttcaaaatgaaaaaaaaaacaaacagTGCTATAACCCTGCACAATTATTGCATCCAATAGGATGTATTCCCTTTTATAAGTAaagacaaaataaataaaattagcGGTGTATAGTATTAGGCATGTATTACTTATGCATTATTTATGCATGTATGTtcatgtaataataattaccTTTTTTCGAAGCATACAATTCAATATGATTTTCTCCATAGTTAtcgaaatataaaaactgAGCATATACAAAactatatatgcatatttgagcagacaaaaatatgttatatatataccctatttatatgcaaattgtgcaatataaaatattaaacttttgtaaatattcctttttgttttattattatattgttttattaataattgtatgtttatatattttttgctgTTTAGACAAGTATTTTCCACATACAAAACTATTAATTGCATGTACGTACATGTcatatatgtgcatatagacatgaattttttctatttgtGCAATAGAATGTTGTAAAATTATTCtatgttaataatataaataaggtatttttttgataggACAGCATTATTTGTGATATATAGCTATTTGTACATATTCGCTTGTCATATAttgatacattttttatgacatgttcataatttatttcattttaacTTGAAATATGCccaataaatttattagctagctattttacaaaaaaaaaaaaaaaaataaatagccAAACAcggaaaaaatgaaaaacatGCTCACCAGAGAAGAGAAATATTTTGAGGAAATCCTCAGAAAGACCAACAACTATAACATATATGGGGATGTAAATGATAACAAagtagataaaaatatagtaaagaaaatagcaattttatatgaaatatttaatagaataaataaagaaaggaataacaataataatatagactTCATATATACTAgtgatataaaatattca
This window contains:
- a CDS encoding DnaJ protein, putative; protein product: MDTSFIPKELVGKDIYKILGLNINCSNKPDIKNIIRKRYLKCALLLHPDKNKQNKKSKEDEKEKSSGEEFSTLKCAYEFLMNETLRNKYNSYIQKQKTTAARKKNATINNISLNRYLDKKKFVAFQNEKLIYKKKLEEREKKKQNASSFPFEEKDINEQKENDLNNIKKQNESFIKKHNKKKSSTKSENKNDNGENIVEIYLNDYNNNIDILKLYIKNKFFLTFFINFNFRKYNLNLNEEQKYAERKVGYIIFADRSEAIKAFLYYKKNIDKINTNVKLRLLIPCSENKETPNKKEKEKEKEKEETKQNVDNMMDEMMDELDKVFSF